From a single Miscanthus floridulus cultivar M001 chromosome 8, ASM1932011v1, whole genome shotgun sequence genomic region:
- the LOC136478005 gene encoding uncharacterized protein, translating into MAAAKVSMNLDSKAAVAVGEKDDKAAAADKVARKTKTVMVRKTIVDDLLSNPPEPLGDSLASSAAELGMDTEVFAKVDALFQKEHDFVMSIIRQCQKGYKVVYYLGFEMVLVEVDDDDDEFDLNLPLDDFGAVDFDYLQNLAADDDDGNLALDLNEAENDDGDAGFDLNEPEDDEHGIEQHADQVNQPKHDYSDHVRQQVYQALLMRSKNGKLGKQDTTIVGAQFGVKIRSVQRIWKQDLGFFSCYSSYSIQEECKNNARFNSSRAAGIYGVLSTEGKYDLCDTTNCFEGSNEDKGLQQNQDSSHE; encoded by the exons ATGGCGGCGGCGAAGGTCTCCATGAATCTCGACAGCAAGGCTGCGGTGGCCGTGGGGGAGAAGGACGACAAGGCAGCGGCGGCGGACAAGGTGGCGAGGAAGACCAAGACGGTGATGGTGAGGAAAACCATTGTCGACGACCTGCTGTCAAAcccccctgagcccctgggcgacTCCCTGGCTTCTTCTGCCGCTGAGTTGGGGATGGATACTGAGGTCTTTGCCAAGGTGGATGCGCTCTTTCAGAAGGAACACGACTTCGTCATGAGCATCATTAGGCAGTGCCAGAAGGGGTATAAGGTGGTGTATTATTTGGGTTTTGAGATGGTGTTGGTGGAggttgatgacgacgacgacga GTTCGATTTGAACTTGCCATTAGATGATTTTGGTGCTGTCGATTTCGATTACCTACAAAACCTTGCTG CGGACGATGACGACGGCAACCTTGCCTTGGATCTCAACGAGGCTGAAAATGACGATGGCGACGCCGGCTTTGATCTGAACGAGCCTGAAGATGACGAGCATGGCATCG AACAACATGCCGATCAAGTAAATCAACCGAAGCATGACTATTCTGATCATGTTAGACAACAAGTGTACCAAGCATTGTTGATGAGAAGTAAGAATGGGAAACTAGGCAAGCAAGATACAACAATTGTTGGTGCTCAATTTGGAGTAAAGATTCGATCAGTTCAGCGCATATGGAAGCAAG ACTTGGGTTTTTTTTCGTGCTATTCAAGCTATTCAATACaagaagaatgcaaaaacaatgcAAGATTTAATTCCAGCCGTGCAGCAG GCATTTATGGAGTACTCTCCACAGAAGGCAAATATGATCTTTGTGACACTACAAACTGTTTTGAAGGAAGCAATGAAGATAAAGGGTTGCAACAAAATCAAGATTCATCACATGAATAA